A segment of the Anopheles cruzii chromosome 2, idAnoCruzAS_RS32_06, whole genome shotgun sequence genome:
ACGATGTGGTGCTCGCCGAGGAGATAGTGGATAGGGCTGTCGCCCGTCATTACGTCCTCCTCTATGTGGATGTACTGGAAAAGAATATCACCAATTTCATATTCCCTCAGATTCCCTCACAATTCGTTTACACtcgaaaattgttttgtagTAGAAAAATTAAACTTGAAAGCAACAACTCCGCCAGAAGAACATGCTTTTGAGTGATGCAAGAGTTTTCAATCTGTTTCGGCACATACCAACACGCTTCGCTTAAAATGCATTATGGttcgttgggttgggttgtgaCAAATTGTTCTGTGCGCTGCAACCACTTACTACATCGTTCCGGGTGGCGTCGCTGTGGCTCAAGGCGACCATCGCTCGGCAAACATCCAGCGTGCTGCAACGGTCGGCCCTTGCCCGCAAGTACTCCGTTGGCGGCCTAAGACAGTTCCGACCAATGGAAAGAGAGACACAGTGCAACAATCGCCACGGTCGGAGAATGCTTCGATGCCTACCCTTCGACGTCCGGGCTCTGTAGGTAGTACAGAGCGGTCGACGAGTAACAGATGCCCACCTCCGTAAGGACCGGGGCGAACGATTTCCCGGGCGGTGTCCACGGTTGGTGCAGCTCCCGCACCAAATCGATCAAACTGACGTTGCCTTCGAGCGTCGAGTCGTTCGCGAACGGTTCGAAGGACCACAAATTGTCGTACCGAGCCCGATTGACCGTGAGCAGAAATTGGCGATAGTACCGGTAATGGCTATGATTCGTGGTCACTTTCCAGTATCTGTAACGCGAAACATTTCGTCACCGTTCGTTCCCCGGTTtacccaacagcagcaccgattACGAACCTCGAGACGAGCTGGGCCAGCGTTGCCTCGGTCACGTGATCAaagcaaacggtggccgctggTGGCCGAAACTGCCAGCTCAGATAGTCCGTTTCCACGTTCAGCACGGTGGCGTTGTCGCGGAAGCGCTCCCAGTGCGTGTGGCACAGGTTGACCGAGTAGACGACCGAAAACAGGAGTACGGCCAGCCAGAACATCTTCTCCAGCCAGTGGGTTCCGCCCCGGACCAGGTGTGACAGTCCGTGGATCGAGGATTCAGACGCAAAAGTACGAAGCAACTCCATGGCCTGCAGGACACCTAATGACGTA
Coding sequences within it:
- the LOC128279016 gene encoding uncharacterized protein LOC128279016, translating into MFWLAVLLFSVVYSVNLCHTHWERFRDNATVLNVETDYLSWQFRPPAATVCFDHVTEATLAQLVSRYWKVTTNHSHYRYYRQFLLTVNRARYDNLWSFEPFANDSTLEGNVSLIDLVRELHQPWTPPGKSFAPVLTEVGICYSSTALYYLQSPDVEGPPTEYLRARADRCSTLDVCRAMVALSHSDATRNDVYIHIEEDVMTGDSPIHYLLGEHHIVSSVLSVEQIVASKAVKQLSSRRRKCRLPTEGLQYFDNEDG